TCACTTACAAACTTTTGAAAAATCATTAAAAACTTTTTGGTTATAGGCCAAACATCTTCCACACACTACAATTATTGGTGTAATAAAATTTACTTCAGAAAGCTCAAGGTCCTGAGAATGAAATCCCTGTTTAACTAAATCATGTAGAAAATGGAAAGATTGATTTCCTTTGAATTTGAGAAAATTTTGCATTTATATCCTCTATTATTTTTTGCCTCCGTGATAATTCAAGTGTTCTTAATTTAATACTCTTTTTAAGTAAAGCTTCAAGCAATGGATCCATATTAATAAATTTTAAATTTAAAAGCCCTTCTTTACCCAATTTTTCTAATAAAACTTTAACAAGTTCATCTACAAAGGAATTGCTGATTGCTAAAAAACCTTCAAAATCTAAAGTATCTCCTGGTTTTATATTCTTTGCAATTGCTCTCCCAAGAGCTCTTCCTGTCAAACCAAGTTCTTCAGATAGTTCTTTAATTTTTAAAATCATTTTTTTTCTAATTTTTTATTTAATCTTTCAATTTCCTTCAGCAAGGAACTGAGGCTACAAAATGCCGAAAATTATTCCCATCCATAGAAGTTGAAGTTTCCTGCTTTAATGCAACCTCCCCGTTTCTTAAGTTCATTTTTCTGGGTTATTGGTATTTTCTTCCTGCCTTTGTTCGGTAGTGGCCAAAAGATTATGATATTCTTTAAGGACTGCTTCTTTAAGTTTATTTAAATCCTCATCTGTTAGATCACATATGGTCTCATTTAGTATTAATATTTCTTGCTTTTTGCTGAGTGGGCTTTCATAGATAGTACCAAAAATTTTCCTGTCATTCTCAAGAATGACTGTAAAGGGAATAAAAGTAATCTCGATAGCAAATTTATTCTTGTTTTCTACTGTGATCTTTTTTAACTTCATGGAAAGCACCTCTTTTTAATAGAAAGCGCCTCAAAAATACTTTTTAAAAAATTATACTAATTTTTTTTAAAGATTTTCAACAGCTTTGCTGTCAAAAAGTTTTACCCCTTTTTCCTGAAGAAGATCAATGGTTTTTTCAAGATTATTTGTTCTTAAAACCACAAGGGCCTCTTCCCCGCTTTTTTCTACAAATGCATAGACATATTCCACATTAATATCATTCTCATAAAGGATCTTCAGAACCTCTGCAAGACCTCCGGGCTCATCTTTTACTCCCACAGCAATCACATGGGTAATCTTGGTGGTAAAACCTGCCTCTTCAAGAGCTTTTTTTGCTAAATCTGGTTTATCCACTATCATCCTTAAAATACCGAAATCTGAAGTATCTGCAATGGAAAGAGCCCTGATATTAACTCCGCCCTTAGCTAAGGCACTTAAGGCCTCATAGAGCCTTCCCTTTTTGTTTTCCAGAAAAACTGATATCTGTTTAATTTTCATCTTTACCTCCCTCTTTGGCCTTTTTTAAATCCATACCACGACTTATTAAAAATTCAATTCTAAAGCCCCCTCTTATCTATCACGCGTTTAGCCTTGCCTTCACTTCTTGGAATACTCTTAGGTTCAACAAGGGTCACCTTAACCCTTATACCCACTGTCTCTTCAATTCTTTTTTCAAGCTTCTTTTTTAAGACCTCAAGTTCTCTCACTTCATCAGAGAAAGCTTCCTTTGACATCTCAACCTGCACCTCAATCTCATCCAGATGTTGAGGCCTTGTTAGAATAATCTGATAATGGGGCTCAACCCCCTGGACCTCTAAAATTGCCTTTTCAATCTGATAAGGAAAAAGCATAACCCCTCTCACTTTAATCATATCATCGCTTCTGCCTCGGATCCTTTCAATCCTGATAGCTGTTCTTCCACAGGGGCACTCTCCTGAAATAAAGGCTGTTATGTCCCGTGTTCTGAATCTGATCATGGGAACACCCTCTTTGGTAAGGGTAGTTAAGACAAGCTCTCCCCTTTCTCCTTCTGGCAAGGGCTCTCCTGTTTCAGGGTCTATAATTTCAGGATAAAAATGATCTTCCCAGATGTGAAGTCCCTTTTGCTCTGAACACTCGTGTGCAACACCTGGACCAATGATTTCTGTGAGCCCGTAAACATTATAGGCCTTTATGCCAAATCTTTTTTCAATCTCCCTTCGCATCTCTTCTGTCCACATTTCAGCTCCAAAACTTCCAGCTTTCAATTTTAGGCTTGAGGGATCAATGCCCATTTCATCTTTAGCATACTCAGCCAGATAAAGGGCATAAGAGGGAGTGCAACAAATAACAGTGCTTCCAAAATCCCTCATAAGTTCAATCTGTCTTCTTGTGTTTCCAGCAGAGGCTGGCACTATGGTGGCACCAATGGCTAAAGCCCCATAATGAAAGCCCAGACCCCCTGTAAAAAGGCCATATCCATAAGCAATCTGGATAATATCTTCTCTTGTAACCCCCATCGTGGTAATAGACCTTGCCATAACCTCTTTCCATACCTCAATATCATTTTTCGTGTATCCCATAACTACAGGCTTCCCCGTTGTTCCACTTGAAGAGTGAATCTCAACAATTTCTGAAAGGGGCACTGCAAACATTCCAAAGGGATAGACTTCCCTGAGATCAGCCTTACTTGTAAAGGGAATATATTTAATATCCTCAAGGCTTCTTATGTCCTCTGGTTTAATTCCAGAGGTATCAAATCTTTTCCGATAAAAGGGCACCTTTTCATAGGCATATTTAACAATCCTTTTCAGTCGCTCAAGTTGAAGACTTCTTAATTTTTCCCGTGGCATAGTCTCAAGATCTTTATTCCAGTACATGACTTACCCCCTTCTTAAATGTTATTCATTTATAAAATCAGAAGGTTTTAGAAAATTTACCTTTTCCTCTTTTAGGGTTTCCCAGGCAGAATCAAGATTATCTGCCTCAAAGACAAAATAGGCCCTTTTTCTGGTTTCAGCAACATAGACAAGGGCACTCTCAATATTAATTCCTTTAGAACTTATGAGTTTAACCATCTCGTATAAACCACCTGGTCTATCCTCAAGCTCAAGCCCAAGACATGGCACCTTGGCAACTGTAAACCCCCTTTCTTTAAATTTCTGAAAGGCAAGCTCAGGCTTATCCACCAAAAACTTAATAATACCAAAATCCTTAACACTCACAATGGAAAATCCAAGAATATTAATGCCCTCTCTTGCAAGGACTTCGGTAATTTTTTCAAGTTTTCCGGGTTTATTCTCTGCAAAGATGCTTAAAACTGGGATTGCCTCCACTTGAAATCACCCCCCTCTAAAGAGTTCTGTTATCAATCACTCTTTTCGCTTTGCCCTCACTCACAGGTAAAGTTCCTGGCTCAACAAGTTCCACTTTAGGACGCACTTGAATAGCCTGCCGCAATTTTTCAGCAATTTCCTCTTTCAACTTAAGAAGTCTTTCAATTCTTCCATCAAAGAAATCCCTATCAATCTCAACCTTAACCGTCATCTCATCATAACCCTCAAGGAGAATCTGATAATTCTGAGCCACCCCTTTAATACTCATAAGAACTGCCTCAATTTGCTGGGGAAAGATGTTTACTCCTCTTACAATAAACATATCATCAGCCCTTCCAAGGATGCGTGCGATTCTCACATGAGTTCTTCCACAGGAACAGGGTTCTGGAATAAAATGCGTAAGATCCCTTGTGCGATATCTGATAAGAGGCATAGCTTCTCTATTAAGACTTGTAAGCACAAGTTCTCCCACCTCACCTGGTTTTACAGGCTCTCCTGTTTGGGGATTAACTATCTCAACCAGAAAGGCATCCTCCCAGAGGTGAAGCCCCTTTTTTTCAGGGCACTCAAAACCAACTCCCGGGCCTCCCATCTCAGAAAGGCCATAACAGTTATACACATCCACTCCAAGCATCTCCTCAATCTTTTGTCTGGTTTCATCTGTATAAGGCTCTGCCCCAAGATAAGCCCGTTTTAACTTTAAGTCCTTTCCGGGTTTTAAGCCCTTTTCATGAATAACTGAAGCCACATAAAGGGCATAAGAAGGGGTCATGTGAATACAGGTGGTTCCAAAGGTTTGCATAAGCTCAATCTGTCTTTCAGTATTTCCAGGACCAGCTGGTATTACAAGCATCCCGAGAAGCTCAGCCCCGTAGTGCATAACAAGGGCCCCTGTAAAAAGCCCATAGGTCATGGAATTCTGAAGTATATCTCTGAAAGTAGCCCCACTCATATAGAGGGA
This window of the Caldimicrobium thiodismutans genome carries:
- a CDS encoding DUF4325 domain-containing protein, whose amino-acid sequence is MILKIKELSEELGLTGRALGRAIAKNIKPGDTLDFEGFLAISNSFVDELVKVLLEKLGKEGLLNLKFINMDPLLEALLKKSIKLRTLELSRRQKIIEDINAKFSQIQRKSIFPFST
- a CDS encoding ACT domain-containing protein, which encodes MEAIPVLSIFAENKPGKLEKITEVLAREGINILGFSIVSVKDFGIIKFLVDKPELAFQKFKERGFTVAKVPCLGLELEDRPGGLYEMVKLISSKGINIESALVYVAETRKRAYFVFEADNLDSAWETLKEEKVNFLKPSDFINE
- a CDS encoding ACT domain-containing protein, whose product is MKIKQISVFLENKKGRLYEALSALAKGGVNIRALSIADTSDFGILRMIVDKPDLAKKALEEAGFTTKITHVIAVGVKDEPGGLAEVLKILYENDINVEYVYAFVEKSGEEALVVLRTNNLEKTIDLLQEKGVKLFDSKAVENL
- a CDS encoding phenylacetate--CoA ligase family protein produces the protein MERSYYNPIEVAPREDLRILQLGKLRKILNKVYKKVPHYREKCKKAKIKPSNLKTLEDIRHFPFTTKEDLFVDYPFGLLAEPLEKVVRLHTSSGTTGKPKALFFSKRDIFAQAHLIARSLYMSGATFRDILQNSMTYGLFTGALVMHYGAELLGMLVIPAGPGNTERQIELMQTFGTTCIHMTPSYALYVASVIHEKGLKPGKDLKLKRAYLGAEPYTDETRQKIEEMLGVDVYNCYGLSEMGGPGVGFECPEKKGLHLWEDAFLVEIVNPQTGEPVKPGEVGELVLTSLNREAMPLIRYRTRDLTHFIPEPCSCGRTHVRIARILGRADDMFIVRGVNIFPQQIEAVLMSIKGVAQNYQILLEGYDEMTVKVEIDRDFFDGRIERLLKLKEEIAEKLRQAIQVRPKVELVEPGTLPVSEGKAKRVIDNRTL
- a CDS encoding phenylacetate--CoA ligase family protein; translation: MYWNKDLETMPREKLRSLQLERLKRIVKYAYEKVPFYRKRFDTSGIKPEDIRSLEDIKYIPFTSKADLREVYPFGMFAVPLSEIVEIHSSSGTTGKPVVMGYTKNDIEVWKEVMARSITTMGVTREDIIQIAYGYGLFTGGLGFHYGALAIGATIVPASAGNTRRQIELMRDFGSTVICCTPSYALYLAEYAKDEMGIDPSSLKLKAGSFGAEMWTEEMRREIEKRFGIKAYNVYGLTEIIGPGVAHECSEQKGLHIWEDHFYPEIIDPETGEPLPEGERGELVLTTLTKEGVPMIRFRTRDITAFISGECPCGRTAIRIERIRGRSDDMIKVRGVMLFPYQIEKAILEVQGVEPHYQIILTRPQHLDEIEVQVEMSKEAFSDEVRELEVLKKKLEKRIEETVGIRVKVTLVEPKSIPRSEGKAKRVIDKRGL